The following are encoded together in the Streptomyces flavofungini genome:
- the metK gene encoding methionine adenosyltransferase — protein MSRRLFTSESVTEGHPDKIADQISDTILDALLREDPTSRVAVETLITTGLVHVAGEVTTKAYAPIAQLVRDKILEIGYDSSKKGFDGASCGVSVSIGAQSPDIAQGVDTAYEQRVEGDEDELDKQGAGDQGLMFGYACDETPELMPLPIHLAHRLSRRLSEVRKNGTIPYLRPDGKTQVTIEYDGDKAVRLDTVVVSSQHASDIDLDSLLAPDIREFVVEPELKALLDDGIKLETEGYRLLVNPTGRFEIGGPMGDAGLTGRKIIIDTYGGMARHGGGAFSGKDPSKVDRSAAYAMRWVAKNVVAAGLAARCEVQVAYAIGKAEPVGLFVETFGTAKVDTDKIEAAIGDVFDLRPAAIIRDLDLLRPIYSQTAAYGHFGRAVPDFTWERTDRVEALRKAVGL, from the coding sequence GTGTCCCGCCGTCTCTTCACCTCGGAGTCCGTGACCGAGGGTCACCCCGACAAGATCGCCGACCAGATCAGCGACACCATCCTCGACGCGCTTCTGCGCGAGGACCCGACCTCCAGGGTCGCCGTCGAAACGCTCATCACCACGGGCCTCGTGCACGTCGCCGGTGAGGTCACGACGAAGGCGTACGCGCCGATCGCCCAGCTCGTGCGCGACAAGATCCTCGAGATCGGCTACGACTCCTCGAAGAAGGGCTTCGACGGCGCCTCCTGTGGCGTGTCGGTGTCCATCGGGGCCCAGTCCCCGGACATCGCTCAGGGTGTCGACACCGCGTACGAGCAGCGGGTCGAAGGCGACGAGGACGAGCTCGACAAGCAGGGCGCGGGCGACCAGGGCCTGATGTTCGGCTACGCCTGCGACGAGACGCCCGAGCTGATGCCGCTGCCGATCCACCTCGCGCACCGCCTTTCCCGGCGCCTGTCCGAGGTCCGTAAGAACGGCACCATCCCCTACCTGCGCCCCGACGGCAAGACCCAGGTCACCATCGAGTACGACGGCGACAAGGCCGTCCGCCTCGACACCGTCGTCGTCTCCTCGCAGCACGCGTCGGACATCGACCTGGACTCCCTCCTCGCCCCCGACATCCGCGAATTCGTGGTCGAGCCGGAGCTGAAGGCGCTCCTCGACGACGGCATCAAGCTGGAGACCGAGGGCTACCGCCTCCTGGTGAACCCCACCGGCCGCTTCGAGATCGGCGGCCCGATGGGCGACGCGGGCCTGACCGGCCGCAAGATCATCATCGACACCTACGGCGGCATGGCCCGCCACGGCGGCGGCGCCTTCTCCGGCAAGGACCCGTCCAAGGTCGACCGCTCGGCCGCCTACGCCATGCGCTGGGTCGCCAAGAACGTCGTCGCCGCGGGCCTCGCCGCCCGCTGCGAGGTCCAGGTGGCCTACGCGATCGGCAAGGCCGAGCCGGTGGGCCTGTTCGTCGAGACCTTCGGTACCGCCAAGGTCGACACGGACAAGATCGAGGCCGCCATCGGAGACGTCTTCGACCTCCGCCCGGCCGCGATCATCCGCGACCTGGACCTGCTGCGCCCGATCTACTCCCAGACCGCCGCGTACGGCCACTTCGGCCGCGCCGTCCCCGACTTCACGTGGGAGCGGACGGACCGGGTGGAGGCGCTGCGGAAGGCTGTGGGCCTGTAG
- a CDS encoding ABC transporter substrate-binding protein — MTDHTGTHVHESHGSVHSGAGNQYNWYVAAAETTSRLRDQAERRRRTISKSDRLHLYQRFVDPPRFTRARDVLQETRTALLDGLPGSGRRTAALMLLQELPDGRGDLHELPDTPDDTTSSAITGQDIGTGDRLLLDLSEAEESRYVDIQRELFALRDRLSDADAYLVVVLPHHLGYLLRDDLRHLTAEVGRPAGKRVLARHLRCEGIHPTPAELDSQELGTYLSRAPLRKVAALADRIRQHRDEGADHGFDQWLAAALADEHDQSARVATDIAGEGSGRRRALLLALAMFHNSLPGTVLHATNSLLKVLSHPDDETPRLDRTDLYAEFTAVHAEVRPDGRVHFALPGYADAVRDHFWTYMPDVRLQLRNWFHTCMSAPDLDSDERAAAIPRFAEQGLRCRRPEDLTWLVEKWTRPDTFTRSVPDAAQLLALGLADEQHGRYFRQRIYDWSTAADTSQGLGQVLVPVCLEAMALTHPDQALVRLHHLARRGKGRVGTEARTAVLSLARSDNRLYQLMLSRLGAGREGRSGDTDTQLFLTLADPIRLIRSPRARTVLTQAWAETLRRPDEQWAEHVSHWLSACVEYTEHRLHILEVLAAASASDCRTAGRLFRVARGWRRSPAHDAADRADTVDLLLRAIDAEQGLSPYERTA, encoded by the coding sequence GTGACGGACCACACCGGCACGCACGTGCACGAATCCCACGGCTCGGTCCACAGCGGTGCGGGGAACCAGTACAACTGGTACGTGGCGGCGGCCGAAACCACCTCACGCCTCCGCGACCAGGCGGAGCGACGGCGGCGCACCATCTCCAAGTCCGATCGCCTGCACCTCTACCAGCGCTTCGTGGACCCGCCCCGTTTCACGAGGGCGCGCGACGTGCTGCAAGAGACGCGCACCGCGCTGCTCGACGGCCTGCCCGGCAGTGGGCGACGCACGGCCGCCCTGATGCTGCTGCAGGAACTGCCAGATGGCCGGGGCGATCTGCACGAACTGCCCGACACCCCCGACGACACGACGTCCTCCGCCATCACCGGGCAGGACATCGGCACGGGCGACCGGCTCCTGCTCGACCTGTCCGAAGCGGAGGAGTCCCGGTATGTGGACATCCAGCGGGAGCTGTTCGCGCTCCGGGACCGCCTGTCGGACGCCGACGCCTACTTGGTCGTGGTGCTGCCGCACCACCTCGGCTATCTGCTGCGCGACGACCTCAGACACCTCACCGCGGAAGTGGGCCGTCCGGCGGGGAAACGCGTGCTCGCCCGGCACCTGCGGTGCGAGGGCATCCATCCGACGCCTGCCGAACTGGACAGCCAGGAGCTGGGGACGTACCTGTCCCGCGCCCCTCTGCGGAAGGTGGCGGCGCTCGCGGACAGGATCAGGCAGCACCGCGACGAGGGCGCCGACCACGGCTTCGACCAATGGCTCGCCGCAGCGCTCGCCGACGAGCACGACCAGTCCGCGCGCGTCGCCACGGACATCGCCGGCGAAGGCAGCGGACGCCGTCGGGCGCTGCTCCTCGCGCTGGCGATGTTCCACAACTCGCTCCCGGGCACCGTCCTGCACGCCACGAACAGCCTGCTGAAGGTCCTGAGCCACCCGGACGACGAAACTCCTCGGCTCGACCGCACCGACCTGTACGCGGAGTTCACCGCGGTGCACGCCGAGGTCCGCCCGGACGGTCGGGTCCACTTCGCCCTGCCCGGCTATGCCGACGCCGTGCGCGACCACTTCTGGACCTACATGCCGGACGTCCGACTGCAGCTGCGCAACTGGTTCCACACCTGCATGTCGGCACCGGACCTCGACTCCGACGAGCGGGCGGCAGCGATCCCCCGCTTCGCCGAGCAAGGCCTGCGGTGCCGGCGCCCCGAGGACCTCACATGGCTGGTGGAGAAGTGGACGCGCCCCGACACATTCACACGGTCCGTACCGGATGCGGCTCAGCTCCTGGCGCTCGGCCTGGCCGACGAGCAGCACGGGCGCTACTTCCGGCAGCGGATCTACGACTGGTCGACGGCCGCGGACACCAGCCAGGGACTGGGCCAGGTCCTGGTGCCGGTCTGCTTGGAGGCCATGGCTCTGACACATCCGGATCAGGCTCTGGTGCGCCTCCATCACCTGGCACGCCGGGGAAAGGGCCGGGTCGGGACCGAAGCACGGACAGCGGTGCTGTCCCTCGCCCGCTCCGACAACCGCCTCTACCAACTGATGCTCAGCCGGCTCGGCGCCGGCAGGGAGGGACGCTCAGGGGACACCGACACCCAGCTGTTCCTCACGCTTGCCGATCCCATCCGCCTCATCCGCTCACCACGAGCCCGCACCGTGCTGACCCAGGCTTGGGCCGAGACACTGCGCCGCCCCGACGAGCAGTGGGCCGAGCACGTGTCGCACTGGCTCAGCGCGTGTGTGGAGTACACCGAGCACCGGCTGCACATCCTGGAGGTCCTCGCCGCGGCGAGCGCCTCGGACTGCCGCACCGCAGGCCGCCTCTTCCGGGTCGCGCGCGGGTGGCGGCGGTCACCCGCCCATGATGCTGCCGACCGGGCGGACACCGTCGACCTGCTGCTGCGCGCCATCGACGCCGAGCAAGGCCTCAGTCCTTACGAACGCACTGCCTGA
- a CDS encoding TIR domain-containing protein, whose amino-acid sequence MHEIFINYRTKGGKDIAYRCEEALSERFGPDSVFLAGNGIGLGSDYTQALPRAVRRSRVLLVIIDEQWLDVPDPKRPGRRALANAQDWVRREIEEAFDSGVLVVPLLVGRHMEQIDPHRLPKSIEQLAVCQYARLQSRTFATDVAILGDRLVQQVPGLAGMDSRESEHAPDVPEGNPTVRNDHQSGGIGHVSGTFGTFVGESHSPMHTGSGDMITHKNSDGTTHVAGDNMGGIHHEHGQRHRRTRRDDDR is encoded by the coding sequence ATGCACGAGATCTTCATCAACTACCGGACCAAGGGCGGCAAGGACATCGCCTACAGGTGCGAGGAAGCGCTGTCGGAACGGTTCGGGCCCGACAGCGTCTTCCTCGCCGGCAACGGCATCGGGCTCGGCAGCGATTACACCCAGGCACTGCCTCGGGCCGTGCGCCGAAGCCGGGTACTGCTCGTGATCATCGACGAACAGTGGCTCGACGTTCCGGACCCGAAACGTCCGGGACGGCGAGCTTTAGCCAACGCCCAGGACTGGGTGCGCCGCGAGATCGAGGAGGCCTTCGACTCCGGAGTGCTCGTCGTCCCGCTCCTGGTCGGCCGGCACATGGAACAAATCGATCCGCATCGTCTTCCCAAGTCCATCGAGCAGTTGGCGGTCTGCCAGTACGCACGCCTTCAGTCACGCACCTTTGCCACGGACGTGGCGATCCTGGGCGATCGCCTCGTGCAGCAGGTCCCCGGCCTGGCCGGCATGGACAGCCGGGAGTCCGAGCACGCGCCGGACGTCCCCGAGGGGAACCCCACCGTCCGCAACGACCACCAGAGCGGCGGCATCGGTCACGTCAGCGGCACCTTCGGCACGTTCGTGGGCGAGTCCCACAGTCCGATGCACACCGGCAGCGGCGACATGATCACGCACAAGAACAGCGACGGGACGACCCACGTGGCGGGCGACAACATGGGCGGCATCCACCACGAGCACGGGCAGCGCCACCGTCGTACACGCCGGGACGACGACCGGTGA
- a CDS encoding helix-turn-helix domain-containing protein — MLEEACDFGPELRRRRLYAGLSLEQLSRRVHYSKAQLSKVERGLKRPTPELARLCDAQLKADGALAGLLPAPPPQPPQDSPDHDSEVWLMHVDKDGSSSIRRMTRRRAISAGAMSALALQTGSAPVQPPPDEAAATVVDAARLIFDQLRRLGQSSGPTGVLPALVAQIQSLERLAAHAGSRTRRDLLLIASRYAEYAGWMAQECGKDSMARWWTTRAVHLADAGDDPDIATYSYVRHSLISLYRGDVAEAGQLAERALRSDASSRIRGLAAQHLAQSAAVAGEHTACMHHLDRARVLLARDVADPGQPVLGTSHLPDVVSMFTGWCLYDLGRPAEAAALLDRETARIPAHALRTRGRHNVRRALAHAAAGEVDHACGIAADALASVRLTRSATVAADLRRLAHTLARHRGRTAVSALAPDLAVAITATSAS; from the coding sequence GTGCTGGAAGAAGCCTGCGATTTCGGACCGGAGTTGCGCCGGAGGCGCCTGTACGCCGGGCTCTCCCTGGAACAGCTCAGTCGGCGTGTGCACTACAGCAAGGCTCAGCTCAGCAAGGTGGAACGCGGACTCAAACGTCCGACGCCCGAACTCGCCCGCCTGTGCGACGCCCAGCTCAAGGCCGACGGCGCCCTCGCCGGTCTGCTCCCGGCCCCTCCGCCCCAGCCGCCCCAGGACAGTCCGGATCACGACAGTGAGGTGTGGTTGATGCACGTGGACAAGGACGGTTCGAGCAGCATCCGAAGGATGACGCGGCGCCGCGCGATCTCCGCGGGAGCCATGTCCGCCTTGGCGCTGCAAACGGGGAGCGCGCCCGTGCAGCCGCCGCCGGACGAGGCGGCCGCCACGGTCGTGGACGCCGCCCGCCTGATCTTCGACCAGCTCCGCCGCCTCGGTCAGTCCTCGGGCCCGACAGGGGTGTTGCCCGCCCTTGTCGCTCAGATCCAGAGCCTGGAGCGGCTGGCCGCCCATGCGGGCTCCCGTACCCGGCGCGATCTGCTCCTCATCGCGTCCCGCTATGCCGAGTACGCGGGGTGGATGGCGCAGGAGTGCGGCAAGGACTCGATGGCCCGCTGGTGGACCACCCGTGCCGTGCACCTGGCCGACGCGGGGGATGACCCGGACATCGCCACCTACTCGTATGTACGACACTCGCTCATCAGCCTGTACCGAGGGGACGTCGCCGAGGCCGGCCAGCTCGCCGAGCGTGCGTTGCGGAGCGACGCGTCGTCCCGCATCCGCGGCCTGGCCGCGCAGCACCTCGCTCAGAGCGCCGCCGTCGCCGGTGAGCACACGGCCTGCATGCACCATCTCGACCGCGCCCGCGTCCTGCTCGCGCGGGACGTGGCGGATCCCGGGCAACCGGTGCTCGGCACCTCGCACCTGCCGGACGTGGTCTCCATGTTCACCGGCTGGTGTCTGTACGACCTGGGCCGCCCCGCTGAGGCCGCGGCCCTGCTCGACAGGGAGACCGCACGCATCCCTGCGCACGCGCTCCGCACGCGGGGACGGCACAACGTCCGGCGCGCCCTCGCCCACGCGGCGGCAGGGGAAGTCGACCACGCCTGCGGGATCGCGGCCGACGCCCTGGCCTCGGTGCGACTCACACGCTCCGCGACGGTGGCCGCCGACCTGCGCCGACTCGCGCACACCCTCGCGCGCCACCGCGGCCGGACAGCGGTGTCCGCGCTCGCACCCGACCTGGCCGTCGCGATCACCGCCACTTCCGCTTCCTAG
- a CDS encoding primosomal protein N', whose protein sequence is MSSENENSEGPAGVEPEQLALIRDSVRKAKVPKAKPRTWRGAALAEELPVARVVVDKGVLHLDRYFDYAVPAELDEAAQPGVRVRVRFGAGARNVRHGRREGGGLIDGFLVERCAESDYGGPLAALAQVVSPEPVLDQELLGLARAVADRYAGSLADVLQLAVPPRHARAESRPSPPAAPPPPAPDPGSWARYGRGAEFVAALASGGAPRAVWTALPGPQWADEIARAVQATLASGRGALVVVPAGRPAARVDAALRERLGEGRHAVLTADAGQERRYREWLAVRRGSVRAVVGTRAAMFAPVRDLGLVVVWDDGDASHSDDNAPFPHVREVLELRAARDKCGFLLGSWGCTVEAAQLVESGWALPLVAGREQVRGAAPLVRTVGDGDLARDEAARAARLPTLAWQVAREGLKHGPVLVQVPRRGYVPRLACERCREPARCRHCAGPLEARDSGALGCAWCGRDEGAWHCAECGGFRLRAQVVGARRTAEELGRAFPAVPVRTSGREQVLDTVGGAPALVVSTPGAEPVAEGGYAAALLLDGWAMLGRPDLRAGEEALRRWIGAAALVRDQGAGGTVVIVAEPTLRPVQALVRWDPVGHAVRELSERAELGFPPVSRMAAVTGAPDALSEFLRSAELPPDAEVLGPVPVAAMAAGRPRRPGDVPPGEHWERALVRVPPGSGAALARALKTAQAARMARGAGQQEAVRVRIDPADIG, encoded by the coding sequence GTGAGCAGCGAGAACGAGAATTCCGAGGGGCCCGCAGGGGTGGAGCCCGAGCAGCTTGCGCTCATCAGGGACAGCGTGCGCAAGGCCAAGGTGCCCAAGGCGAAGCCGCGTACGTGGCGGGGGGCCGCGTTGGCCGAGGAGTTGCCGGTGGCGCGGGTGGTGGTGGACAAGGGGGTGCTGCATCTCGACCGGTACTTCGACTACGCGGTGCCGGCGGAGCTGGACGAGGCCGCGCAGCCCGGGGTGCGGGTGCGGGTGCGGTTCGGTGCGGGGGCGCGGAACGTGCGGCACGGGCGGCGTGAGGGGGGCGGGCTCATCGACGGGTTCCTCGTCGAGCGGTGTGCCGAGTCGGACTACGGCGGGCCGCTGGCCGCGCTCGCGCAGGTCGTGTCGCCGGAGCCCGTGCTCGACCAGGAGCTCTTGGGGCTCGCCCGTGCCGTCGCCGACCGGTACGCGGGCAGCCTCGCCGACGTGTTGCAGCTGGCCGTCCCGCCGCGGCACGCCCGCGCCGAGTCCCGGCCCTCGCCTCCCGCCGCTCCGCCGCCGCCCGCGCCCGACCCCGGCTCGTGGGCGCGGTACGGCCGTGGTGCGGAGTTCGTGGCGGCGCTCGCCTCCGGTGGCGCACCCCGCGCCGTGTGGACGGCGCTGCCCGGGCCCCAGTGGGCCGACGAGATCGCCCGGGCCGTGCAGGCGACGCTCGCCTCGGGGCGCGGCGCCCTCGTCGTCGTCCCGGCCGGGCGGCCCGCCGCGCGGGTCGACGCGGCCCTGCGGGAGCGGCTGGGGGAGGGGCGGCACGCCGTGCTCACCGCCGACGCGGGGCAGGAGCGGCGGTATCGGGAGTGGCTTGCCGTGCGGCGCGGCTCGGTGCGGGCCGTCGTCGGGACGCGGGCAGCGATGTTCGCCCCGGTGCGCGACCTCGGCCTCGTCGTCGTATGGGACGACGGCGACGCGAGCCACAGCGACGACAACGCTCCCTTCCCCCATGTGCGGGAAGTCCTGGAGCTGCGTGCCGCACGCGACAAGTGCGGTTTCCTGCTGGGCAGTTGGGGGTGCACGGTCGAGGCCGCCCAGTTGGTCGAGAGTGGCTGGGCGCTGCCGCTGGTCGCCGGGCGCGAGCAGGTGCGGGGCGCCGCGCCGCTGGTGCGGACCGTCGGGGACGGGGACCTCGCGCGCGACGAGGCCGCGCGGGCCGCGCGACTGCCCACTCTCGCGTGGCAGGTCGCCCGCGAAGGCCTGAAGCACGGGCCGGTCCTGGTGCAGGTGCCCCGGCGCGGGTACGTGCCGCGTCTGGCCTGTGAGCGTTGCCGGGAGCCCGCGCGCTGCCGCCACTGCGCGGGGCCCCTGGAGGCCCGGGACAGCGGCGCGCTGGGCTGCGCCTGGTGCGGGCGGGACGAGGGTGCCTGGCACTGTGCCGAGTGCGGCGGGTTCCGGTTGCGGGCGCAGGTGGTGGGGGCGCGGCGGACCGCCGAGGAGCTGGGGCGGGCCTTCCCCGCGGTGCCGGTGCGTACGTCGGGGCGGGAGCAGGTCCTGGACACGGTGGGCGGCGCGCCCGCCCTCGTGGTGAGCACCCCGGGCGCGGAGCCCGTGGCCGAGGGCGGCTACGCGGCCGCCCTGCTGCTCGACGGCTGGGCCATGCTCGGCCGCCCCGATCTGCGCGCGGGCGAGGAGGCCCTGCGGCGGTGGATCGGCGCTGCCGCGCTGGTACGCGACCAGGGCGCGGGCGGCACGGTGGTGATCGTCGCCGAGCCGACGCTCCGGCCCGTGCAGGCGCTGGTGCGGTGGGATCCGGTGGGGCACGCGGTGCGGGAGTTGTCCGAGCGGGCCGAGCTGGGGTTCCCGCCGGTCTCGCGGATGGCGGCGGTCACCGGGGCGCCGGACGCGCTGTCGGAGTTCCTCCGCAGCGCCGAACTGCCTCCGGACGCCGAGGTGTTGGGCCCGGTGCCCGTCGCCGCCATGGCGGCCGGCCGGCCCCGGCGGCCCGGGGACGTGCCCCCCGGCGAACACTGGGAGCGGGCTCTCGTCCGGGTGCCGCCGGGCAGTGGCGCGGCGCTCGCCCGGGCCCTGAAGACGGCGCAGGCCGCGCGGATGGCGCGGGGAGCGGGGCAGCAGGAGGCGGTTCGGGTGCGGATTGATCCTGCGGATATCGGGTGA